In Vibrio cyclitrophicus, one genomic interval encodes:
- a CDS encoding RidA family protein, which yields MKQIIATEQAPAAIGPYSQGTSYGDMVYTSGQLPLVPETMQFVEGGIKEQARQSLENLKAVLEASNAGLDTVLKTTCFLSDMENFVAFNEVYTEVFGTENAPARSCVEAARLPKDALVEVEAIAYKK from the coding sequence GTGAAACAGATCATTGCCACTGAACAAGCACCTGCAGCTATCGGCCCTTACTCACAAGGTACGTCTTACGGCGACATGGTTTATACATCAGGTCAATTACCTCTCGTTCCAGAAACCATGCAGTTTGTTGAGGGCGGTATCAAAGAGCAGGCTCGTCAGTCTCTAGAAAACTTAAAAGCTGTATTAGAAGCGAGTAATGCGGGACTGGACACAGTGCTTAAGACAACCTGCTTCCTATCAGACATGGAGAACTTCGTAGCCTTTAACGAAGTGTACACAGAAGTGTTTGGTACAGAGAACGCACCAGCTCGTTCTTGTGTTGAAGCAGCAAGATTACCAAAAGACGCATTGGTTGAAGTTGAAGCCATCGCATACAAAAAATAA